A genomic region of Yoonia rosea contains the following coding sequences:
- a CDS encoding fumarylacetoacetate hydrolase family protein, translating to MKLCRIRTADGIKPAAVDAAGALRDLSGHIDDVTAAQIAPDALRALAAINLDACPVIAGAPAPFLSDARRVFCIGLNYYDHAAEMNMAIPDHPILFMKACEVTGAHDPIIIPKGATKTDWELELGVAIGTRAQHVSEEKALDHVAGYFVGNDVSERAFQLEFGGQWMKGKSADSFAPVGPYLVTKDEIADVQNLSMSLEINGEQMQKGSTKTMIFSVTQIVAHVSQFVTLQPGDLILTGTPPGVGVGHKPPRFMKAGDILTAEIEGLGALRQEAVAFKG from the coding sequence ATGAAACTTTGCCGGATCAGGACAGCAGACGGAATCAAACCAGCAGCAGTGGATGCTGCGGGCGCTTTGCGCGATTTGTCAGGACACATTGATGATGTGACGGCTGCTCAGATTGCACCGGACGCGCTGCGCGCCCTTGCCGCCATTAATCTTGACGCCTGTCCTGTCATTGCCGGCGCCCCTGCCCCGTTTCTAAGCGATGCGCGGCGCGTCTTCTGCATCGGGCTCAACTATTACGACCACGCCGCAGAGATGAATATGGCGATCCCCGACCACCCGATCCTGTTCATGAAGGCCTGCGAGGTCACAGGCGCGCATGATCCAATCATCATTCCCAAAGGGGCGACCAAGACCGACTGGGAGCTGGAACTGGGCGTTGCCATCGGCACCCGCGCACAACATGTAAGCGAGGAAAAGGCGCTGGACCACGTCGCGGGATATTTCGTCGGCAATGACGTATCGGAACGGGCGTTCCAGCTTGAGTTCGGCGGTCAGTGGATGAAAGGCAAATCCGCAGACAGCTTTGCGCCGGTTGGCCCCTACCTCGTGACCAAAGACGAGATTGCAGACGTGCAAAACCTGTCGATGTCGCTGGAAATCAATGGCGAGCAGATGCAGAAAGGGTCAACCAAGACGATGATCTTTTCGGTGACGCAGATTGTGGCGCATGTCAGCCAGTTCGTCACCCTGCAGCCCGGCGACCTTATTCTGACAGGGACACCGCCCGGTGTCGGCGTTGGTCATAAACCACCCCGCTTTATGAAAGCGGGCGATATCCTGACGGCAGAAATTGAAGGGCTCGGCGCACTGCGGCAAGAAGCCGTCGCATTCAAAGGCTAG
- a CDS encoding AEC family transporter, with protein MNLVLTVLNITAPVFLLAAIGFVWVKLGFEYSVTFVTRMAMTLAVPCLIFVALMNIDAAPQAIATLSLASFVAYLIVMAGCFILVKAARLDTQTYLAPLIFGNTGNLGLPLALFAFGETGLGYAVVVFAVMAILSFTIGIWMVAGAGSFKRVLQEPLVGATLLGALFLWRGWETPIFLTNTLELIGQMAIPMMLITLGVAVARLETKAMGQAVLLSVVKLMICGGAGWVAAVWFGLDPVAAGVLIVQLATPVAVTSYLLAEKYGANAQPVAGLVVASTLLSVLALPLILAFVI; from the coding sequence GTGAACCTCGTCCTGACAGTCCTGAATATCACCGCGCCGGTCTTTCTTTTGGCGGCTATCGGATTCGTCTGGGTCAAACTGGGGTTTGAGTACAGCGTCACCTTCGTCACACGTATGGCGATGACACTGGCGGTGCCGTGCCTGATCTTTGTGGCGTTGATGAACATAGACGCCGCACCACAGGCGATTGCCACCCTGTCACTGGCCTCTTTCGTGGCCTATCTGATTGTCATGGCGGGCTGTTTCATTCTTGTGAAAGCAGCGCGGCTCGACACGCAAACCTATCTGGCACCGCTGATTTTCGGCAATACAGGCAACCTTGGCCTGCCGCTGGCGCTCTTTGCTTTTGGCGAGACAGGGTTGGGCTATGCGGTGGTCGTCTTTGCGGTGATGGCAATCTTGTCGTTCACGATCGGCATCTGGATGGTGGCTGGTGCGGGGTCGTTCAAACGCGTTTTGCAGGAACCCTTGGTGGGTGCGACCTTGCTGGGGGCGCTGTTTTTATGGCGGGGATGGGAAACACCGATTTTTCTGACCAACACGTTGGAACTGATCGGGCAGATGGCGATCCCGATGATGTTGATCACCCTGGGGGTGGCAGTGGCGCGACTGGAAACGAAGGCGATGGGACAGGCTGTCCTGCTTTCAGTGGTCAAGCTGATGATTTGCGGCGGCGCTGGCTGGGTGGCTGCGGTCTGGTTCGGGCTTGATCCTGTTGCCGCTGGCGTGCTGATCGTACAACTGGCGACACCGGTTGCTGTCACATCCTACCTTCTGGCTGAAAAATACGGGGCCAACGCCCAGCCTGTGGCGGGTCTCGTTGTGGCCTCAACGCTGCTTTCGGTGCTCGCTTTGCCGCTTATCCTCGCATTTGTGATCTAA
- the yaaA gene encoding peroxide stress protein YaaA, whose protein sequence is MLVVVSPAKSLDMEPVDMPATAPDFQEDAVRLSKTAKNLTLKELKNLMSISDDLARLNRDRFNAFAAEPDASVTKPAALAFNGDTYQGLEAKTLTEDDLAWAQDHLRILSGLYGLLRPLDAIQPYRLEMGSRLKTRRGKSLYDYWGDTIAKALNAQAEILGTDTLVNCASQEYFGAADRAALKLRVITPVFMEVKDDKPRIVSFFAKRARGAMARFVVENRVTEAEGLKDFGSGGYAYDPDLSEGDKWVFLRDYPT, encoded by the coding sequence ATGCTTGTTGTCGTTTCCCCTGCCAAATCGCTCGACATGGAGCCCGTTGATATGCCTGCCACTGCCCCTGATTTTCAGGAAGATGCAGTGCGCCTGTCCAAGACCGCCAAGAACCTGACGTTGAAAGAGCTCAAAAACCTGATGAGCATTTCGGACGATTTGGCCCGTCTGAACCGTGACCGTTTCAATGCGTTTGCGGCAGAACCGGATGCGAGCGTCACGAAACCTGCGGCACTGGCGTTTAACGGCGATACCTATCAGGGTCTGGAAGCCAAGACATTGACCGAGGATGATCTGGCATGGGCGCAAGACCACCTGCGCATTCTGTCCGGCCTCTATGGCCTGTTGCGGCCGCTGGATGCGATCCAACCCTACCGGCTTGAGATGGGCAGCCGTTTGAAAACACGGCGCGGCAAATCGCTTTATGACTATTGGGGCGATACCATTGCCAAGGCGCTGAACGCTCAGGCCGAGATCCTGGGCACCGATACGCTGGTGAACTGCGCCAGTCAGGAATATTTCGGCGCGGCGGACCGCGCGGCGCTGAAACTGCGGGTGATCACGCCGGTCTTTATGGAAGTCAAAGACGACAAACCACGCATCGTCAGCTTTTTCGCCAAACGCGCGCGCGGTGCGATGGCGCGGTTCGTGGTTGAAAACCGCGTGACCGAGGCCGAGGGTCTGAAAGACTTTGGCAGTGGCGGCTATGCCTATGATCCTGACCTGTCTGAAGGCGATAAATGGGTGTTCCTGCGCGATTACCCAACCTGA
- a CDS encoding PstS family phosphate ABC transporter substrate-binding protein produces MISRFATTLFCTVAPAALFAQAVELRSLDEFINVQGEIVGFNGVMVQVETTVGRVAVPASEVICYGNACLDVIASNDFGLTESAFQGVVGNAVPVIAGAVDTLSVGFASPAYGTLHRTITGAFAVTNAGTTTADLTSVGELLLEDRTTGDRASLSVSASDEVADIRVDSVSLNGTASRVYNTPSAWATGTALSHQLLGLKSFSVVVAPNAGITALSVNDLARIFAGEVTNWSQIGGADVSILPLQLPPNTEAGSAFQRLVMEPAGLEVSGNVLTMSDEAGVSGSIGQFPGSVGVVTTANANQNFIVEVAGSCGIAVAPTPFNIVSGDYALIQPIMATYSATPNTALPTEVFDFAASDVAQGLVESEGFINFSAVPLDSVAKNARISGLLGAALDDAQRAAAAEMFQALFDADRLSPTMTGGPASGAEGAWNRAILIDLIDFLKQPGNEGREILLVGFGESANGSAAAIAASAEAAASFAALLTDVAADTVAAKNYTVTSYGFGNVSPATCIDGQVAGSEYTRVEVWIR; encoded by the coding sequence ATGATTTCACGATTTGCCACAACGTTGTTCTGTACTGTCGCGCCAGCAGCGCTTTTTGCGCAAGCGGTTGAGTTACGTTCCTTGGACGAATTCATTAACGTGCAGGGTGAGATTGTCGGTTTTAACGGTGTAATGGTTCAGGTCGAGACAACGGTTGGCCGCGTGGCTGTGCCGGCGTCTGAGGTCATTTGCTATGGCAACGCCTGTCTTGACGTCATTGCATCGAACGACTTTGGTTTGACGGAATCCGCCTTTCAGGGCGTTGTCGGAAATGCAGTACCTGTGATCGCCGGTGCTGTTGATACACTTTCTGTCGGTTTCGCCTCACCCGCTTATGGCACGTTGCACCGGACCATTACCGGGGCCTTTGCGGTGACCAACGCGGGGACTACAACCGCCGATCTTACCTCTGTCGGGGAATTGCTCTTGGAGGACAGGACGACAGGTGATCGGGCCTCCTTGTCGGTCAGTGCCTCGGATGAAGTGGCCGATATTCGCGTGGACAGCGTTTCCCTCAACGGCACAGCAAGCCGTGTTTACAACACACCCTCGGCATGGGCGACGGGCACGGCATTGTCACATCAGTTGCTTGGCCTCAAATCTTTCTCTGTTGTTGTGGCGCCGAATGCGGGGATCACAGCGCTTTCCGTAAACGACCTTGCACGGATTTTTGCGGGTGAGGTGACGAACTGGTCCCAGATCGGTGGTGCAGACGTGAGTATCCTGCCTCTCCAGCTGCCGCCCAATACCGAGGCGGGGTCGGCATTCCAGCGTCTTGTCATGGAGCCTGCCGGGCTTGAGGTTTCAGGAAACGTGCTGACCATGTCGGATGAGGCCGGTGTTTCCGGTTCGATCGGCCAATTCCCCGGGAGTGTGGGTGTTGTAACCACGGCAAATGCCAACCAGAACTTTATCGTTGAAGTAGCTGGTTCTTGCGGCATTGCGGTCGCGCCAACACCGTTCAACATTGTCTCGGGCGATTATGCCCTGATCCAGCCCATCATGGCGACATATAGCGCCACACCCAACACAGCTTTGCCGACAGAAGTGTTCGACTTCGCCGCCAGCGATGTCGCGCAGGGTCTGGTCGAAAGTGAAGGCTTTATCAACTTCAGTGCCGTGCCCTTGGACAGCGTCGCAAAGAACGCACGTATCAGCGGCCTGCTTGGTGCCGCACTTGACGACGCGCAACGCGCTGCGGCGGCAGAGATGTTCCAGGCATTGTTTGATGCCGACCGTTTGTCGCCGACAATGACGGGTGGTCCTGCCAGTGGCGCAGAGGGTGCGTGGAACCGTGCGATACTGATTGATCTGATCGACTTTTTGAAACAGCCGGGCAACGAAGGCCGCGAGATCCTTCTTGTCGGCTTCGGAGAGAGCGCCAATGGGAGCGCTGCGGCCATCGCGGCATCGGCGGAAGCGGCGGCATCTTTTGCGGCCCTGCTGACAGATGTTGCGGCGGATACAGTTGCGGCCAAAAACTACACCGTCACCTCATATGGTTTCGGAAATGTCTCTCCGGCCACCTGCATTGACGGGCAGGTCGCAGGGTCCGAGTATACGCGTGTCGAGGTTTGGATCCGTTAA
- a CDS encoding aspartate dehydrogenase, whose amino-acid sequence MGVPARLPNLMLRTVAIIGHGAIARYVRAQLPALNITEIAAIVRPGKEIGDSTPPFISDLNDLPSRPDLVIDCGGHQALAAHGPVALALGIDVMTVSLGALADLQIERSLRDAGIAGGARLHLVSGAIGGLDALRSAAVGTISQVSYTGRKPPNGWRGSPAEAAIDLDAITAPTPHFNGTAREAALTYPKNANVAAAVALAGIGFDKTQVELIADPTVTENIHEIAVQGAFGTFHFQIAGKGLPDNPRSSTLAAMSIVAALAEMQKPIGF is encoded by the coding sequence ATGGGTGTTCCTGCGCGATTACCCAACCTGATGCTGCGCACCGTTGCCATCATCGGGCATGGCGCCATTGCACGTTACGTGCGTGCGCAACTGCCCGCGCTAAACATCACCGAGATCGCCGCAATCGTGCGCCCCGGCAAAGAGATTGGGGATTCCACGCCGCCGTTTATCTCTGACCTGAATGATCTGCCATCGCGGCCCGATCTGGTGATCGACTGCGGTGGGCATCAGGCGCTTGCCGCACACGGTCCTGTCGCCTTGGCGCTGGGCATAGATGTGATGACCGTGTCTTTGGGCGCTTTGGCCGACCTGCAGATTGAACGATCCTTGCGCGATGCGGGCATCGCAGGCGGCGCGCGGCTGCATCTGGTGAGTGGCGCCATAGGCGGGCTGGATGCGCTGCGCAGCGCAGCGGTCGGCACGATTTCTCAGGTCAGCTACACCGGTCGCAAGCCGCCAAACGGCTGGCGCGGATCACCCGCCGAAGCTGCGATTGATCTGGATGCGATCACCGCGCCAACGCCCCATTTCAACGGCACCGCCCGCGAGGCTGCACTGACCTATCCCAAAAATGCCAATGTCGCCGCCGCTGTCGCCCTTGCGGGGATCGGATTTGATAAGACGCAGGTGGAATTGATCGCCGACCCCACCGTGACCGAGAATATCCACGAAATTGCGGTGCAGGGGGCCTTTGGCACGTTCCATTTCCAGATCGCGGGCAAGGGGCTGCCCGACAACCCGCGCAGTTCCACGTTGGCGGCGATGAGCATCGTCGCCGCCCTCGCTGAAATGCAAAAGCCGATTGGTTTCTGA
- a CDS encoding acetyl-CoA C-acyltransferase family protein, whose product MTEIVILGGARTAIGAFGGSLAGTPPIELGTIATKAALERAGVDAGQVGHVAFGHVINTEPKDMYLSRVAAMNAGIPETTPAMNVNRLCGSGVQAIVSVMQSLMLGDADFGLAGGSENMSRSPFIISDQRWGAKMGDIRTRDMMLGALNCPFGTGHMGVTAENVADEHHVTRAEQDAFALLSQERAAAAIAAGYFDSQIAPVPVKQRREIVDFVTDEHPKSTTLEALSGLRPVFQKDGSVTAGNASGLNDGAAAIVLATAEAAEKARLTPKFRILGYAHAGVRPEVMGIGPVPAVKNLLAKTTLTVDDFDVIESNEAFASQALAVSKELGFDPARVNPNGGAIALGHPVGATGAIITVKAMYELERIGGKRALVTMCIGGGQGIALAIERI is encoded by the coding sequence ATGACCGAGATCGTAATATTGGGTGGGGCGCGGACGGCAATCGGGGCCTTTGGTGGGTCTCTCGCAGGAACGCCGCCGATTGAACTGGGCACGATTGCAACCAAAGCCGCACTCGAGCGTGCCGGTGTGGACGCAGGCCAAGTGGGACATGTGGCGTTCGGACATGTGATCAATACCGAACCGAAGGACATGTATCTCAGCCGTGTCGCAGCCATGAATGCAGGGATCCCCGAGACAACACCGGCGATGAACGTGAACCGCCTCTGCGGATCGGGCGTGCAGGCTATTGTGTCGGTCATGCAGTCGCTGATGCTGGGGGATGCCGATTTTGGCCTTGCTGGCGGGTCCGAGAACATGAGCCGGTCACCCTTTATCATTTCCGATCAGCGCTGGGGTGCCAAGATGGGCGATATCCGCACACGGGATATGATGTTGGGCGCGCTGAACTGTCCTTTTGGCACAGGTCACATGGGTGTCACGGCCGAGAATGTCGCGGACGAACATCATGTTACCCGCGCAGAGCAGGATGCCTTTGCTTTGCTTAGTCAGGAACGTGCCGCCGCCGCAATTGCGGCAGGATACTTTGACAGCCAGATTGCCCCCGTCCCCGTCAAACAGCGCCGCGAGATCGTGGATTTCGTGACGGACGAACACCCCAAGAGCACGACACTGGAGGCGCTGTCCGGTCTGCGCCCTGTGTTCCAGAAAGACGGATCCGTTACGGCTGGCAATGCTTCAGGCCTGAACGACGGAGCGGCGGCGATTGTACTGGCGACAGCCGAGGCGGCGGAAAAGGCGAGGCTGACGCCGAAATTCCGTATTCTGGGCTATGCGCATGCCGGTGTGCGACCAGAGGTGATGGGCATCGGACCCGTGCCTGCGGTGAAGAACCTCTTGGCGAAAACCACGCTGACGGTCGACGATTTTGATGTGATTGAATCGAACGAGGCCTTCGCATCGCAGGCGCTGGCCGTGTCCAAAGAGCTTGGCTTTGATCCCGCCCGCGTGAACCCCAATGGCGGCGCGATTGCACTGGGCCATCCTGTGGGGGCGACGGGTGCAATTATCACGGTCAAGGCGATGTATGAACTCGAACGCATCGGCGGCAAACGTGCGCTGGTCACGATGTGTATCGGCGGCGGTCAGGGGATTGCACTGGCGATCGAACGGATCTGA
- a CDS encoding LolA family protein, whose translation MNKRILSFIAVLALTLYAGAVSAQQLSLSQISAYLNQLQTAQGGFTQINPDGTLSTGQIYIKRPGRIRFEYNAPSDSLVMASGGQLAIFDPRSNTGPDRYPLNQTPLSIILQNNVDLERADMVTNVTSDGTTTTVTAQDPDNPNYGSIQLVFTANPVELRQWIVTDEFGTETTVILNDLIMGSVIRDVLFNINVETRRRGN comes from the coding sequence ATGAACAAACGTATCCTCTCCTTCATCGCCGTTCTGGCGCTCACGCTTTATGCCGGTGCCGTTTCGGCCCAGCAGCTAAGCCTTTCGCAAATCTCGGCCTATCTGAACCAGCTACAGACGGCGCAGGGTGGGTTTACCCAGATCAATCCCGACGGCACGCTGAGCACAGGCCAGATCTATATCAAACGCCCCGGACGTATCCGGTTTGAGTATAACGCGCCGTCGGATTCCTTGGTAATGGCCAGTGGCGGGCAGCTCGCGATCTTTGATCCGCGCTCAAACACTGGACCGGACCGCTATCCGTTGAACCAGACCCCGCTCAGCATCATTTTGCAGAATAATGTGGATCTTGAGCGCGCCGATATGGTGACAAATGTCACCTCGGACGGAACCACGACCACTGTCACCGCGCAAGACCCCGACAATCCGAACTATGGCAGTATCCAACTGGTCTTTACCGCCAATCCCGTCGAACTGCGTCAGTGGATTGTCACCGATGAATTCGGAACCGAAACCACGGTTATCCTGAATGATCTGATTATGGGTAGCGTGATCCGGGATGTCCTGTTCAACATCAACGTAGAAACACGACGCCGCGGAAACTGA
- the hspQ gene encoding heat shock protein HspQ, with product MFKTRAKYHLGQIVRHRKHPFRGVIFDVDAMFSNTDEWYNAIPEDSRPKKDQPYYHLLAENEQSFYVAYVSEQNLVADYSGEPVDHPDLDDLFGPFEDGQYPLQVQLN from the coding sequence ATGTTTAAAACGCGCGCGAAATATCATCTTGGCCAGATTGTACGCCACAGAAAGCACCCTTTCCGCGGTGTGATCTTTGACGTGGACGCCATGTTTTCGAACACGGACGAATGGTACAACGCTATTCCTGAGGACAGCCGGCCCAAAAAGGACCAGCCCTACTATCACCTCTTGGCCGAGAACGAGCAGAGCTTTTATGTGGCCTATGTCTCGGAACAGAACCTTGTCGCTGATTATTCGGGCGAGCCGGTCGACCACCCTGATCTGGATGATCTGTTTGGTCCGTTCGAGGATGGCCAGTACCCGCTACAGGTCCAGCTCAACTAG
- a CDS encoding transglycosylase SLT domain-containing protein, with protein sequence MSSIFRAMACVMLLASCSSGSGYNSAPRNLDDACSIVSERPEYLRAFNAVERKYGVPVPALMAMIYQESKFIGNNRTPHRYALGVIPVGRQSSAFGYSQALDGTWEEYVRGPGGRGARRDDIFDATDFMGWYMTKTVEETGVPIYDTRNQYLAYHDGRTGFLRGTWRSKSWLIRISGEVEARAVMYDQQLRSCRKR encoded by the coding sequence ATGAGCAGTATCTTTCGCGCAATGGCATGTGTGATGCTTCTGGCAAGTTGCAGCAGCGGATCGGGTTATAACTCGGCCCCGCGCAATCTTGATGATGCATGTAGTATCGTGTCCGAGCGCCCCGAATACCTTCGTGCTTTCAACGCGGTGGAGCGTAAATACGGCGTTCCGGTGCCGGCGTTGATGGCGATGATCTATCAGGAAAGCAAATTTATCGGCAACAACCGCACGCCGCACCGCTATGCGCTGGGTGTGATTCCGGTAGGGCGGCAATCCTCGGCCTTTGGCTATAGTCAGGCGTTGGATGGCACATGGGAAGAATACGTGCGCGGCCCGGGCGGGCGCGGCGCGCGGCGCGATGATATCTTTGACGCCACCGACTTTATGGGATGGTACATGACCAAGACCGTCGAAGAGACGGGCGTGCCGATCTATGACACACGCAACCAATATCTGGCCTATCACGATGGCCGGACCGGGTTCTTGCGTGGCACATGGCGCTCCAAAAGCTGGCTGATCCGGATTTCCGGCGAAGTCGAAGCGCGTGCCGTCATGTATGACCAACAGCTGCGGTCCTGTCGCAAGCGGTAG
- the ttcA gene encoding tRNA 2-thiocytidine(32) synthetase TtcA has product MLDESEIHPLFYGAPTTTEFKKLRKRIVRYTREAIEQYGMIERDAKWLVCLSGGKDSYTLLAVLYELKWRGLLPVELVACNLDQGQPGFPATVLPEFLEKMGVPHRIEYQDTYSIVMDKVPQGRTFCALCSRLRRGNLYRIAREEGCSAVVLGHHRDDILETFFMNLFHGGRLATMPPKLVNEEGDLFLYRPLAHVAEIDCEKFAQAMNYPIIPCDLCGSQDGLQRQQVKQILDGWEKNSPGRRQVMFRALMNARPSHLLDPKLFDFAALQRNSSPMRGFDDVDEG; this is encoded by the coding sequence ATGCTAGATGAATCTGAAATCCACCCGCTGTTTTACGGCGCCCCGACCACAACCGAGTTCAAGAAGCTGCGCAAGCGGATTGTCCGCTATACGCGCGAGGCGATTGAGCAATACGGCATGATCGAGCGCGATGCCAAATGGCTGGTTTGCCTTTCCGGTGGCAAGGACAGCTATACACTCTTGGCGGTGCTCTACGAGCTGAAGTGGCGTGGCCTGCTGCCTGTTGAACTCGTGGCCTGCAACCTTGATCAGGGCCAGCCCGGATTTCCGGCGACGGTCCTGCCGGAGTTTCTGGAAAAGATGGGTGTCCCGCACCGGATTGAATATCAGGATACCTATTCGATTGTGATGGATAAGGTGCCGCAGGGGCGAACCTTCTGCGCGCTGTGTTCGCGTTTGCGCCGTGGTAATCTCTACCGCATCGCGCGCGAAGAGGGATGCTCCGCTGTCGTGCTTGGCCATCACCGCGATGATATCCTTGAGACATTCTTTATGAACCTCTTCCATGGCGGGCGACTTGCGACAATGCCGCCAAAACTGGTCAATGAGGAGGGTGATTTGTTCCTATACCGCCCTTTGGCCCATGTCGCCGAGATTGATTGCGAGAAATTTGCGCAGGCGATGAACTATCCAATCATTCCCTGTGATCTGTGCGGATCGCAAGACGGATTGCAGCGCCAGCAGGTCAAACAGATCCTTGATGGATGGGAAAAGAACAGTCCGGGACGCAGGCAGGTCATGTTCCGCGCCTTGATGAACGCGCGCCCGTCACATTTGCTTGATCCCAAACTGTTCGATTTTGCCGCGTTGCAGCGTAATTCCTCACCCATGCGCGGGTTTGATGATGTGGATGAGGGCTAA